The following DNA comes from Tunturibacter psychrotolerans.
CTTACCTCATGAACAAACCCTAGACTTCTTTTTCTTATATGGGTTAACTCTTTTAAATGTGTAGGTTATGCGGGAGCTTAGGCTCTGCTAAATAAAGCAACCGATAAATTGAAGGGTACATCTATTTAGTGTTACGTTATTTTTACGTTAGGTTTAGAGAACGATCACCCCCAGGGGGAACCTTGACTAGCGACGAAGTGTCTTTGAGGGGAATGAAGTTCGAGTCGGTGCTGCAGGCAAATGTTCCCAAGGGCAGAGATGGGAAGCACAAGGAGATCATCACGCAGTTGTTGAGCGATATCGCTCAGTTGGCTCCGGGAAGCGCGCTGAAGATTCCGTTGGCGGAGTTGCCGGACTCGAAGGAGAATGTTCGGTCGGCACTGAGCCGCGCGGCGCGGCAGCACCAGATCGACCTTGCTACTTCGAGCAATGATGAGTTTTTGTTTGTCTGGAAGACGGATAAGTAAATTTCTGCTGTAAACGCGGATACTTTTGAATGCTTTGTCCTGCCGGACGGGGCCCACTTCGCGTGGGGCGGTCACTTCGTGACAGGTATATCCCTTCGGGTGGCGCTCCCGTTGGTCGCGAGCTGGTTAGTAGGGGTTGGGTTGGTTGCTTAAGATCTCTTTGCCGCCGCTTTGCGCGATGAAATGGATTTTGCCCGGTAAGGTGGGGACGGGTTGGGAGAGATCCTGCCAAAGGAAGATGCGGCGGGGTTCCAGCCACTTGAGTTTGAGCGAAAGCGCGTCCTCGAAGATGGGTGGGGCGTCGGGAAAGAAAGATCCGTACCAGAGGTTCGAGCTGCGGCCGTCGAGGATGTGAAGGTCGTTGCGGTGGAGGTAGAAGCCTAGGGTGCTGGCGGCTTCGTACTCGCCGTGGATGACGATGAGGTCGTTGGGTTTTAGTTCGGGTTCAATGGCGGCGGCTAGCTGGCGGGAGCTTAGGACGGGCGAGAAGATTTGGAGGCCGATGTGGGCGGCTAGCAGGAAGGCGAAGGTGGCGGCGGCGAGGCAGAGGTTTGCGGCGTGGGGTTGGTAGTTGCGGCGGAGAAGCCAGCTGGCGAGGGGGCCGGCGAAGAGTGCGATGGCGGTGAGGATTAGCGGATTGCGGAAGGCTCCCATGGCCTGGGCGTTGAGATCGAGGAAGTGGCCGAAGGAGAGGGCGTAGTCGCCGGGATTTTGTTTGAGGAGTGAGGCGAGGTCGGTGCCCGGGATGGGAGTGTGGGAGTGGAGGAGAAAGAATCCTGCGGTGAGGGCGGCTAGGGAACCGAGGATTAGCAGGACGGTTGAGATGCGCTGGCCGGAGCGGACGAGGAGGTTGGGGACGGTGAAGGACTCGGCTTCAGTGGCTTCGTCATTGAGCCATGCGGCGATGAGGAGGATCATGCCGGGGAGCGCGGGGAGGACGTAGTACTCCTGCCGGGTGGAGAGGGAGAAGAAAAGGACGGGGATGATGGCCCAGAGGCCGAGGAGGAGGCGGGTGCCTTCTGCGGTTGTGAGGGTGCGGATGGAGACTAGGGGGCGGAAGGCTTTGCGCCAAGGGACGGTGGCGAGGGCGCGGTAGAGGAAGGCGCTCCAGGGCATGAGCCAGATGAGGATGAGTCCCCAGAAGAGGAGGAGGGGGACGGTGTCGTAGTCGCGGGGGACACGGAGGTTGAGGTAGCGGAGGAGCTGCTCGTTGACGAAGTAGAACCAGAGCCAGCCGTGGACGTTGCCGTCGGTGGGGAGGGGGACGGACCAGTGGCCGTGGGAGAAGGTGAGAGCGCCTGGATGGCCCTGGGTGGGGTTGGCTTGGGCTATGAGGATGTGCCAGGGGGCGGCGATGAGGAGGAAGACGATGGTGCTGGAGATGGGGTGGAGTTGGCGGATGCGTTTTATGACGCCGCTAAGATTGCGGCGGGTGAGGATCAAGTGGGCGACGACGATGAGGATTGGGAAGACGATGCCGATGAGGCCCTTGGTGAGGACGTTAAGGGCGCAGCAGGCGGCGAAGAGCCAGCAGAGGGTTGGGCCGGGGTGGGCGCGCTGGACGGGGTCTGTTTCGGTGATCCAGTAGAAGAAGAGGGCGAGGGTGAGCCAGAGGCAGACGTCTGCGTCAGGTAGGAGGATGCGGGTGAAGATGAAGATGCCGAAGCTGGAGAGGGCGATGAGACCGGCGTAGAGGCCGGCTCGAGTTGAGAAAGCGCGGCGAGCGAAGGCTTCGAGGATGAGGGCGAGGGAGAGAACGGTGAGTGCGATGGGGAGGCGCGCGGCGGCGGTGTTGACGCCGAAAAGTTTGAAGCTGAGGGCCATGCTCCAGTAGAGGATGGGGGCCTTTTCGAGGTAGCGGATGCCGTTGGCGTAGAGGGTGACCCAGTCGTTGCGTTGCAGCATCTCGCGGGCGACCTCGGCGTGGACGGAGTCGGCGTCGTCGAGGAGCGGGGGGACGAAGAGGGTGAGGGTTGCGTAGAAGAGGAGCCAGAGGATGAAGAGGATGAGGCGGTTTTTTCGGGCATTCGTGCCAGAGGTTCTTATGGAGACCAGGAAGGGTTCATCGGAGGAGGCCGCGCACATAGGTTGGCGTTAGTCTACGCGAGCTTGGGATGGCTCACCTGTTCTGTTGAGTGGCGGTGAGCTGCCTGTTGCGCAGGAGGTTGCGCTGTTCGCGGCATCGGTCGAGAGCCTGAGTGACCTCGAGATTGAGTGGGGGACGCTCGTCCCAGGGAGCGCGGGGTGATTGGAGGCGAAAGGCTAGTTCTGTGCAGACAGAGAGGTGTGCGGAGGGTGTATCAAGTTGGGCGAGAGTGCCGAAGGCGATGAGGTAGCGTTCGCGCGACCAGTTTTGGCGAAGACCTGTCTCGAGGGTGCTGATGGAGCGATCATATTCTGCGAGGAGAGAAGTTGGAGTGGCGAGTGGTGTGGGTGGATTTGGGGGAGTGGGTTGGTTCTGGGAGTGGGCAATGGGCAGACAAGCAGCGAAGGCGATTGGAAGAAGACGACTTGGCTTCGTCATAGGCATAGGAGCTTAGTGTGTGCTTTCCTCTTTGAGACTCTCTATAGTTGAACCTGGATAGTGACCAGTCGATGAAGGTGCCGGTTTATTTTTTGGAGGTAACGCGGTGAGGTCGAGCGAGCCTGTGGAGATCGCGGGGCCGCCGACGGAGCTGATCTTTGGGGATTGGTATCCGGCGCTGCGTGCGGGGGAGCTGCGAGAGGGCAAGACGGCGAAGGCTCTGCTGCTCGGGGTTCCGCTGCTGCTGGGGAGGAAGACGGGTGGCAGGCTGTTTGCGATGCGGGATCTCTGTCCGCATCGGGGGATTCCGCTTTCGGCTGGATGGTTCGATGGGGAGACGGTGACGTGCAAGTATCACGGGTGGCGGTTTGAACCTTGCAGCGGACAGTGCAGGGAGATTCCTTCGCTGACGAGTCACGAGACGCTGGACCCGACGAAGATTTATGCGAGTGCGTTTCCTTGTGAGGAGCGCGATGGGTTTGCGTGGGTGTATCTGCCTGCGCCGGGGACGGGGCGGGTGGGTGAGGCGCTACCTGCGGTGCCGGAGGTGCCGAAGTTTTCGGCGAAGTTTCGCAGTGCGCACCTGGTGGCGGAGCTGCCTTGCAATGTCGATCATGGGATTATCGGGTTGATGGATCCGGCGCATGGGCCGTTTGTGCATCAGGCTTGGTGGTGGCGGAGCAAGGCGAGTATTCATGAGAAGACGAAGCACTTTGAGCCATTGAACGATGACGAAAATGGCGGGAGGAATGCTGGGTTTCGGATGTCGTCGCATGCTCCTAGTGCGAACTCGGCGCCTTATAAGTTGCTCGGAGTTTATGGCGAGCCGATTACGACCACGATTGATTTTGTGCTGCCGAATCGGAGGTACGAGACGATACGGGCTGGGGAGAAGTGGTTTTCGAGTCTGACCACGGTGACGCCGGTTACGCCTTCGACTTGCAGGATTGATGTGATGGCGGCTTGGAATGTTTTTTACCATGTGCCATTTGTAACTTCGATTGCTACGTTTTTTGGGGCGCGGTTTGTAAGGCAGGATCAGCAGACGATGGTGGAGCAGGCGGAGGGGTTGCGGTTTCATCCGGGGCTGATGCTGATCGATGATGCGGATAAGCCGGCGAAGTGGTACTTCGCTTTGAAGCAGGCGCGGCTGAAGGGGACGGGGGAGCATCCGCTGAGTGGTCCGGTTACGCTGCACTGGCGGAGTTAACTATTTTTTAGGATTGTGTCCTGCCGGACGGGCTCCCTGCGCGGGAGGCGGTCACTTCGTGACTTGTGTACCCTTTTTGGGTTGTTGAACGGCCTTGGGCCTCCCGTTGGTCGGCGGTTAGTCCGTGGTTCGCGCTATGGCTGCTCGGAGGGCCGGGATACCACCGTGATTGACGGCCCCGTGGCCGCAGGCGAAGCGCTCTATGGGGAAGCTTAGAAGCTTGTTGGCGGAGGCTATTGCGGTGGTTTTGCTCCAGGTGCCTACGTTCGGGAAGAACCATGGGGGATAGCCGCTGACGGTGACATGGCCGAGGCTTGCGACGGCGTCTCCGGCATAGAGGGTGCCGTCGCGCTGATCGAGGAAGGCTAGATGGCCGGGGATGTGGCCGGGAGTTTCGATGACGAGGAGCGAGCCGTAGAGTTCGCCTTCGGTGAGGAGGCGTGTGGGGCGCGCGTCGATGCCGGGGAGGCCGCCGCGGATCTCTTCGGTGGACTCGCCCGGTTGGAGAGATTTGTCGGGTGGTTTTTGCAGCAGAGGGAGAGAGCGGGCGTTGGAGGTGAACTCGACTTGCGTTGTGCCTAGTTTCGCGAGGAGGGCATCGACGGAGCCGACGTGGTCGACGTGGGCGTGGGTGAGGAGGATGCGGCGGATGGGAGCGCCGAGAGTGCGAGCGGCTGCGAGGATGTCGTCGGCGGAGTTGGAGAGGTTGGCGTCGATAAGGGTGAAGCCGTCGGTCTCGCGGACGAGATAGCAGTTGACGAGGCCGAAGCGGGTGAGCTGATAAGCGTTGGCGGTGACCGGGGTAGTCTTCATTCGTGGTTGGATGCTCCGATGACAGTTTACGCAGGAACGGCGGGATGGCTGATTCCGCTCAGACGTGGGAGCGAGCGGCTGAGCATGTAACTTGGATGTTTGATTGATGGGCTTTTCTGACATAGTATGTTCCCGCATCCCCAATAAGGCCCCGATTTCAAAGGGATCGTTGTCGCAGCGAAGGTCTCCAGCACTTTGTCAGGCTTGTTTGTGCTTTGTCGTTCCGTTGTCTCAATACGAAAGTCCCGTGATCTAAGGAGAACTGATGCGGTGTATTTTCAGGTCGTGCTCTGCTTTGTGGGTTGTTGTTTTATCTTCCTTGTTCCTAGTCGATGCGGCTGGGCGGTGCGAGACAGCGCAGCAGATGACGCCGCTGCTGCTCGCGGTGCAAGACGCGCCGGTGCCTTTCAAAGGCTCGGATGGGCTTGTGCATCTGGTGTATGAGTTGTGGCTGACGAACGTTTCGAGCGGCGAGGCTCGGGTGGAAGAGGTTGAGGTCTCCGGTGATGGAGGGGTGTTGCAGAAGCTTGATTCGAGTGCTGTGTCACATCGTCTGCAGCCGGCTGGGCTTCGCGAATCCTCGGGAGTGCTTGCGAAGGGGTCGGTGTCAGAACTTTTTCTGAATGTTGTTTTGCCGGCGGGCACTGCAATTCCAAAGCAGCTTTCGCACAAGATTAAAGCGCATTTCGACGCAGCGCCTCCGGGGAGTCAGGATTTCGCTGAGAGTGGTGGCGTGACGGTGCCGGATCGTCAGCCTGTGGCGCAGATCGGCGCTCCGCTGCGAGGGGATCGCTACGTCTCGGCTGACTCTTGTTGCGATGCGACGCGTCATACACGGGCGGCGCTGCCGATTAATGGACGCGTGTACGTGGCCCAGCGGTACGCCGTTGATTGGGAGCAGATGGATGAGAAGGGGCGCATCTATTCGGGGCCTCGCGAGAAGCTGGAGAGCTATACGATCTTCGGCAAACCGGTGTATTCAGTGGCGAATGGCGTGGTGGCGGTTGTCGTCACAGGACAGCCTGAACAGGTTCCGGGAAAATATCCGACGAATATTTCGATTGAGCAGGCGGATGGGAACTCGGTGATTGTCGATATTGGACAACATCATTTCGCGCTGTATGCGCATATGCAGTCGGAGAGTATTCGTGTACGTCCGGGCGATAGAGTGACGGCTGGGCAGGTGATTGGATTAGTGGGAAATTCAGGCAACTCGGTCGCTCCGCATCTGCACTTTCATGTGATGAGTTCGGAGTTGTCGCTGGCGTCGAATGGATTGCCTTATCAGATCGATGAGTTCAAGATCACAGGCGCGACGTTGGGTACGAAGGCCTTCGATGAGGCAGAGGAGAAAGGGGAACCAATTACGGTCACCCCTGTTTCGCCTCCGCGTGTGGTGAAGGATTCGCTACCGCTTGATCAGTTGATTATTTCGTTGACGCCCCGGTGACGGCTAGAAGATGCTGACGCCTTCTTCGATGACGAGCTGGTCGACTTTGATGTTCATGATCTCGCCTAGTTTTTTGAAGCCGTCTTTCCACTCGTCGGTCCAGTAGTTTGTGTCGCTGCGGCGGAGGAGATCGTTCCAGATGTTCTGGGCCTGCCAGATGTTTACTTCGAAGGGCATCGTGTGGATGGTCTCGGCGATTTCAAGGGCGGTGGTGAGGGCGTCGGCGGCGGAGAGGTCGCCTTCGGCGGCGGCTTCGAGGCTAATCATGGCGCGCTTCATGCGTTGACCGGTGGTGTAGCTGAGGAGCGAGGTGTTGAGCTCGATCTGGTCGGCTGCGGCTCGGGTGAGAAGACTTTCGATGACTGCGGTGTCGAAGGCGTCTGATTCGATGGCTCGGCGCAGGCTAGCGTTGATAGCGAAGCGGGCGGCGGTGGCGAGTGCGGGTGGGGCGGTCATGCCGGATTCGGTGAGGAAGTGGAGGAGCGAGGCGTGGTCTTCGTAGATCTTGCGGAGCGAATCCTCCATCTCGGAGAGGGTCTGGTTGAGGATGCTGTTGAGGATGCGGTGCTGCTCGTCGGCGAAGAGCGAGGTGAGGGAGTAGGCGGTCTCGTCGAAGAAGCGATCGATGAGGCGGATGACTTCGGGGAGGTTTGCGCGGCGGATGGCGGTGCTGATGTGGGTGGAGAAGGTGGCGAAGGCTTCGACTTCGGCGGGGTCGGTGGAGTTATAGGCTTTGACGGCGGCGGAGAGGTTTTGATCGCCGAGATGGAGGACGGCGAAGCAGAGCTCCTCGCTCTCTTCGGTGATGCGGGAGTAGATGAGCGCGCGGCCAAGGGCGACGCGGCCGCGGCCGGAGTTGAAGACTTCCTGGCTTTCGCGGTGGACGTCGAAGCAGAAGAGCTCGCCGTGTTCGGGATAAGAGCGGAAGATGGAGCTGATGGCGTAGTGGGCGCCGACCTGCTCGAGGCCGATCTTCATGTTGGTGACGTAGCGGCGATAAACTTCTGCGCCGTCACCCATCTCCGGGACGTTGCTTTTGGCTCGCGCGAGGCGGGTGAGGAACTCGGCTTCGAGAGCTGCACCGTCGGGGCCGAAGAGCTTGGCGGCGAGCTGGAGGACGCGGCCTGCGTAGGCGACGATCTGGATGGTTTCGATGCCGGAGATCTCGTCGAAGAACCAGCCGCAGCTGGTGTACATAAGCTGCGTGTGGCGTTCAAGCTCGAGGAGTTCGAGGGCGGCGACGCGTTCGTTTTCGCTGAGGGGACGAATCGCGTGATCGGCGAAGAATTTGATGATGGTGGCGGGTGAGCGATCGAGGACGACCTGGATGTAAGCGTCGCGGGTGGTCCAGAGATCCTTGAAGAAGGACTTGGAGAGCTGTTCGGCGAGAGGCGCGGTGGCGTCGCGTAGGTAGTCGAGGGACTCGCGCAGGGGGGCGCGCCACTCCTGATTCCATCCGGCCTTGCCGCCGTTGCAGCCGCAGTTGGAGCGCCAGCGTTCGATGCCATGGGCGCAGGACCAGGAGGTGTCTTCGGCTACTTCCGCCTCCCACTTGGGCGGGAATTTCTCGAGGAACTCGCCGTAGTTGGTGAGCTTGGCCTTGCCGCCTTCTTCGATCCAATGCATGGCGTAGGAGAGAGCCATCTCGCCGTGTTTGTGATGGTGACCGTAGCTCTCGCCGTCGGTGGCGACGTGGGAGAGTTGGGCGATCTCGGGGTCGCCGGGAGAGGCGGGGTGAAAGCCTGCGAGGAGGCGGCTGCCGAAGTTTTCGCCGCTGTTGAGGAGGCCCTCGAAGGCGATGGCGCGGGAGCTGGGTCCATCGTAGAAGAAGACGGCGATGGTGCGGCCTTCGTCGAGCTTAACGAGATAGGGATGGGTGGGGTCTACGTTGGCGTTGGGGGTCTGGATCCAGGCGTCTTCGAGGGGAGCGGATTTCGCTGCTGCGACGGGGTCGAGGTCGGGCTTGGAGGTGGTGGTGGCGGGGGGCTCGAGACGGCGGATGCGGGCGCACTGGAGGGGAGCGAGGATGGTGAATTTGATGCCCTCCTGTGCCATGAGATCGAGGACGCTGCGATTGACGGCGGTCTCGGCGAGCCACATGCCTTCGGGCTTATGGCCGAATCGGTGTTCGAAGTCGGCGATGCCCCAGCGGATCTGCGTGATGGCGTCGCGGCGACTGGCGAGTGGCATGATGATGTGGTTGTAGACCTGGGCGACTGCGGATCCGTGGCCGCTGTAATGCTGGGCGCTGACTTTGTCGGCATCGACGATCATGCGGTAGGTGCGGGGGGCTTTGTCTGCGAGCCAGCTGAGGAGGGTGGGGCCGAAGTTGAAGCTCATCCGCGCGTAGTTGTTCATGATGCGGATGATCTCGTCCTGCTTGTTGGTGATGCGGGAGGCGCCGTTGGGGGCGTAACACTCGGCGGTGATGCGGTCATTCCAGTCGTGGTAGGGGGCGGCGGAGTCCTGGACTTCGACGGTTTCGAGCCAGGGGTTCTCCCGGGGCGGCTGATAAAAGTGGCCGTGAATACAGACGAAGCGAGGCGCTTCGGCGGCGGCGGAAACATCGATCGCAGATTTCTTTCTCGGCGCTTGCCTGGATTGAATCTTTTGCTTGGTCATGTGTGGCTCAAGATTTCTGGCGGTCATGCCTGTAGGATGCGAGCTTTCTGATCTGTGGGCCCGACGCTAAGTTTCTCAGATTCTAGAGCAGATAGGTGAGGGGTGACAGGGGGGCCGAGACTCTCGTAACGTGAGAGCGCCCAGAGCGAAAAGGGCAGGGTCGAGACAGAGAGGTAAAAGAACGCGTATCGCAACATATAGGAGTAGAGGGCGAAGGTGGCAACAAACGGCGCAAGGAGGATGAAGGTCGCCACGCTGAAGAAGAGGAAGAGGCGGGGGAGATTCATGGGAATGAAAAAAGAGAGACAACTAACGAGAATCGCCAGCAGAGGAAGGGTGATTTGAGGATGGACGGCGTGGGGGATGTAACGCAGCTTGAGTGCGTTTTGCTGAAGTTGTTCGAGGAGCTTGGGAAGTGGATGAGGGACGAAGGTGGGGAGAGTGACAGCGCAGGCCGCTAGAAGAACCAGGGCGAAAAGCATAGCGGTGCGGATTCGGGAGGTCCGTTGCGAGGTGAGAGCCAGGAGGGGAATCAGGATAAGGGCGTAGATGATGCGGGAGGAGAGTGTGATCCCGAGGAAGAGTGCGGCTGGGACAGAGGCGTAGATAGAGGTTTTAAGAGAGCTGTAGAAGAGGGCGACGGCGATTGTGACGTAGAAGAAGTTGGTGAGGTAGTCGCCGCCTGAGGTGAAGTCGCTGAGATGTGCTGGTGCCAAGAGTAGAAAGAGAGTGAGGAAGAGGAGAGCGGTTGCGCGGAAACGGAAGAAGCGCAGGGTGAAGGCGAAGAACAGAGCGAGCCAGAGGAAGTTCTGCCAGGCGACGTGTCCGATTGCGAAGAAGGGGGCGGCAAACAGCATAGCCCCGGGTAGAGGGGTGGGTGGATTCCCGAGGAAGGTTCGGGTGGCGTAGGGGTACTGGTGGTGATGGACTGCGTTTAGTTCTATGCGGAGAGCGTCTTCGCGGTCGCCGCCGCGATTGAGTGTGTGCTTGAGTGAGATGGGGTAGAGCACCGCGAAGGCCGCTGTAAGGAGGAGAAAGAGAAGGAGAAACCAGCCGAGGCCGATCTGAAGATGCCTCCGGTTGGTGCGGTCGAGCCAGAACATCGCGAGAACGATGCCGATACAACCAAGTGCGATGGCAGCGGCTGCCTTGGTGTGTGAGAGATACTTCCAGAGCGGAGCGGCTGAAGTGAGCGTCCATGCCGCGCAGAGACTCACGATCAGAAGGGCTCGATGGAGCGACTGATTCTGAGGCTTGCTGTTATCTAATGCGATCTTGCTCGATGCGGTCACCGTGGGGTGCCCTGCTTTTTCACGGCGAGATCGCAGGCTCGCCAGAGATACCAACTCGCTACCGAACACCAGGGCTGCCATTTCTTTGCGCGGCGGTGCATGACGTCGGGTTTGGGGAGGTCCATGGGTGTGACTTTGTCGGCGGGTTTGAGTTTGCCGAAGGTGAGGGCGAAGCCTTTGCGGACGCCGTAGTCGTCGACGGGGAGGACGTTGGGACGGCCCAGGCGGAAGATCAACAGCATTTCGACGGTCCAGCGACCGATGCCGCGGACTTGGACGAGGTGCTCGATGATGGCTTCGTCGGACATGCGGCGGATGCGGGCGAGGGTGGGGACGGTGCCGTCGAGGGTTTTGGCGGCGAGGTCGCGGAGGGCGAGGGATTTGTTGTGGGAGAGGCCGGCGGCGCGGAGCTGCTCGTTGGGGCAGTCGAGGAGATGCTGGGCGGCGAAGTGCTGGTTGCCGGTGATTGGGTAGAAGCTTTCGAGCAGGCGGCGGTGGATGGTGGCGGCGGCTTTACCGTGTAGTTGCTGATAGATGATGCTCTCGACGAGGGCTTCGAAGGGGGATTGCGTGCTGGAGACGCTGAGCTTGAAAGGACCGGCGCGCTCGATGAGCTTGCCCAATTTGGGATCAGAGGTGGAGAGATCGAGCAGGGCTTGTGCGGTGTCGTAGCGCGGAGGACGTGGCGTGTGGAACGGACGCGGCATGACACTGACGGTATCGCAGGAGGGGCGATAAAGTCTTGTGCGCGATTAGCAGAATTCGGACTAACTTGGTTTGCATTTACAACTTCGATACGTTTCGGGCAGGGTAGATGTTGTATTCGTTTTCAGCCGATGAACAAGCATGCACGAGATGTTGTATCGGCAGTCGCGAGGCGGGTTCGATAATCGGATGTTGCAGGAAGAAAATCAGTTGCGAGTTATTGCAGATGAGTTGAGACATTCTTTTCCACTGCTATACTCTGAGTTTCGAGACAGAAATTTTTTCGGGGCACCTCCGATTGCGGACGCTCCAGCCGCCGGAGTATGCATCGCCCGGTAAATTTGATAGCAGCAGTACTAACCCTTGACAGCAACTTCTCAACCCTTAGCTCAGGTAATGCAGAGGAAGCAGGAACGCACTCATGGCGCAAGTTTTTGACCGCAGTTCGAACGCGCTGGCTCGATTCAGCCTTGTATTGACGGGCGTAATCGTCATCGCGCTCGGCGTAACCCTGGACCAGCTACAGCGATCACCGTGGGTGACGCGGCAGGGCCAGCGGCCGGATCAGCCGATACCGTTCAGCCACAAGCACCACGTTGAGGGACTTGGCCTGCAGTGCCAGTACTGCCATACGCAGGTGGAGAAGGCCGCGTATGCCGGTATTCCTCCGACGAAGACTTGTATTAATTGCCATGCGCAGATCTGGACCAATGCCGAGCTGCTTGAGCCGGTGCGACAGAGCTGGGCGACGGGCGCGTCGATTCAGTGGATCCGGGTGCATGATCTGCCGGACTACGTTTACTTCAACCATGAGATTCACGTGAATAAAGGTATTGGTTGCGCGAGTTGTCATGGACGCGTGGACCAGATGCCGTTGATGTATCAGCAGAACACGCTGCAGATGGAGTGGTGCTTGAACTGCCATCGCAATCCGGCGGTGAACCTGCGGCCAACCAGCGAGATCTACAACATGGCGTGGGCTGGACCTTCGAACGACAAGCCGGTGTGGTGTACAAGCACGGGCGTCGGAGCGGCTGGATCTGGTCCGACGGCGCAGAATGTAAGCTGCACGACGACCAATCCTTCCGGCAAGGGGCCTGAGGTGGCGATGCTGCAGATGAACACCGAGTTGAATGGGCCGACGTCGAGCGATGTCCCGCCAATGGGGATCACGATGCCGGCGAGCTATCAGAAGTTTACGAACCAGATGGACCTTGGCAGATACCTGACTACTCAGTACCACATCCGCAATCCGGAGCAGCTGTCGAGTTGCGAGACGTGCCACCGATGATGAAGACGACTGGGAATGGAACTGAAGACACGATGGCTGAGATGAAAGCACCGGCAGGACAACCCGTAGTGGTCACGCAGATTGCTCCGGCGAAGATGACGCTGGCTGAAGTTCATGCCAAGTTGGACGGCAAGACGGGGCGGCGCTTCTGGAAGAATCTGGATGAGCTGGCGGAGACGCCGGCGTTCCATGAGTTGATGAAGGAAGAGTTTCCACGACAGGCTGGCGCAGGCGAGTGGGTCGATGCGGTGAGCCGGCGTGGATTTCTGAAGGTAATGGGCGCGTCGCTGGCGTTGGCAGGGCTGGCTGGTTGTACGAAGCAGCCGGATGAGCCGATCTTTCCTTACATCAAGCAGCCAGAGGATCTGATTCTCGGCAAGGCGATGTACTTTGCGACGGCTTACCCGTTCCCGACGGGTGCAATTCCGGTGCTGATTAAGTCGGATTCGTTCCGGCCGATCAAGGTCGATGGCAATCCCGAACACCCGATGTCGAAGGGTAAGTCGGACGCGTTTACGCAGGCGACGCTGCTTGATCTATATGATCCCGATCGGTCGCAGCATGTTCTGCATCGTGGCCAGGTGTCTTCATGGGGCGAGTTTCAGCAGGCGTTTGCGACCGCTGCGAAGAAGACTTCAGGCGGACAGGGTATTTATTTCCTAAGCGAGACGATTACCTCGCCGACGCTCGCGGCCCAGTGGAAGCAGGTGCAGGCGGCGTACCCGCAGGCAAAGCTGGCGCAGTGGGAGCCGGTGAACCAGGACTCCTCGCGTGCGGCTTCGAAGGCGGCGTTCGGCAGCTACACCGATGCGCAATACAAGCTCGAAGAGGCGGATGTTATTCTTTCGCTCGATGCGGATTTCCTGGGTGGGATTGGCCATCCGGGGTTCCTGCCGCTGGCGGCTGGATATGCCGAACGGCATCGGTACGAAGAAGGCAAGCCGATGAACCGGCTGTATG
Coding sequences within:
- a CDS encoding ArnT family glycosyltransferase, yielding MCAASSDEPFLVSIRTSGTNARKNRLILFILWLLFYATLTLFVPPLLDDADSVHAEVAREMLQRNDWVTLYANGIRYLEKAPILYWSMALSFKLFGVNTAAARLPIALTVLSLALILEAFARRAFSTRAGLYAGLIALSSFGIFIFTRILLPDADVCLWLTLALFFYWITETDPVQRAHPGPTLCWLFAACCALNVLTKGLIGIVFPILIVVAHLILTRRNLSGVIKRIRQLHPISSTIVFLLIAAPWHILIAQANPTQGHPGALTFSHGHWSVPLPTDGNVHGWLWFYFVNEQLLRYLNLRVPRDYDTVPLLLFWGLILIWLMPWSAFLYRALATVPWRKAFRPLVSIRTLTTAEGTRLLLGLWAIIPVLFFSLSTRQEYYVLPALPGMILLIAAWLNDEATEAESFTVPNLLVRSGQRISTVLLILGSLAALTAGFFLLHSHTPIPGTDLASLLKQNPGDYALSFGHFLDLNAQAMGAFRNPLILTAIALFAGPLASWLLRRNYQPHAANLCLAAATFAFLLAAHIGLQIFSPVLSSRQLAAAIEPELKPNDLIVIHGEYEAASTLGFYLHRNDLHILDGRSSNLWYGSFFPDAPPIFEDALSLKLKWLEPRRIFLWQDLSQPVPTLPGKIHFIAQSGGKEILSNQPNPY
- a CDS encoding M23 family metallopeptidase encodes the protein MRCIFRSCSALWVVVLSSLFLVDAAGRCETAQQMTPLLLAVQDAPVPFKGSDGLVHLVYELWLTNVSSGEARVEEVEVSGDGGVLQKLDSSAVSHRLQPAGLRESSGVLAKGSVSELFLNVVLPAGTAIPKQLSHKIKAHFDAAPPGSQDFAESGGVTVPDRQPVAQIGAPLRGDRYVSADSCCDATRHTRAALPINGRVYVAQRYAVDWEQMDEKGRIYSGPREKLESYTIFGKPVYSVANGVVAVVVTGQPEQVPGKYPTNISIEQADGNSVIVDIGQHHFALYAHMQSESIRVRPGDRVTAGQVIGLVGNSGNSVAPHLHFHVMSSELSLASNGLPYQIDEFKITGATLGTKAFDEAEEKGEPITVTPVSPPRVVKDSLPLDQLIISLTPR
- a CDS encoding DUF3536 domain-containing protein: MTKQKIQSRQAPRKKSAIDVSAAAEAPRFVCIHGHFYQPPRENPWLETVEVQDSAAPYHDWNDRITAECYAPNGASRITNKQDEIIRIMNNYARMSFNFGPTLLSWLADKAPRTYRMIVDADKVSAQHYSGHGSAVAQVYNHIIMPLASRRDAITQIRWGIADFEHRFGHKPEGMWLAETAVNRSVLDLMAQEGIKFTILAPLQCARIRRLEPPATTTSKPDLDPVAAAKSAPLEDAWIQTPNANVDPTHPYLVKLDEGRTIAVFFYDGPSSRAIAFEGLLNSGENFGSRLLAGFHPASPGDPEIAQLSHVATDGESYGHHHKHGEMALSYAMHWIEEGGKAKLTNYGEFLEKFPPKWEAEVAEDTSWSCAHGIERWRSNCGCNGGKAGWNQEWRAPLRESLDYLRDATAPLAEQLSKSFFKDLWTTRDAYIQVVLDRSPATIIKFFADHAIRPLSENERVAALELLELERHTQLMYTSCGWFFDEISGIETIQIVAYAGRVLQLAAKLFGPDGAALEAEFLTRLARAKSNVPEMGDGAEVYRRYVTNMKIGLEQVGAHYAISSIFRSYPEHGELFCFDVHRESQEVFNSGRGRVALGRALIYSRITEESEELCFAVLHLGDQNLSAAVKAYNSTDPAEVEAFATFSTHISTAIRRANLPEVIRLIDRFFDETAYSLTSLFADEQHRILNSILNQTLSEMEDSLRKIYEDHASLLHFLTESGMTAPPALATAARFAINASLRRAIESDAFDTAVIESLLTRAAADQIELNTSLLSYTTGQRMKRAMISLEAAAEGDLSAADALTTALEIAETIHTMPFEVNIWQAQNIWNDLLRRSDTNYWTDEWKDGFKKLGEIMNIKVDQLVIEEGVSIF
- a CDS encoding Rieske 2Fe-2S domain-containing protein, giving the protein MRSSEPVEIAGPPTELIFGDWYPALRAGELREGKTAKALLLGVPLLLGRKTGGRLFAMRDLCPHRGIPLSAGWFDGETVTCKYHGWRFEPCSGQCREIPSLTSHETLDPTKIYASAFPCEERDGFAWVYLPAPGTGRVGEALPAVPEVPKFSAKFRSAHLVAELPCNVDHGIIGLMDPAHGPFVHQAWWWRSKASIHEKTKHFEPLNDDENGGRNAGFRMSSHAPSANSAPYKLLGVYGEPITTTIDFVLPNRRYETIRAGEKWFSSLTTVTPVTPSTCRIDVMAAWNVFYHVPFVTSIATFFGARFVRQDQQTMVEQAEGLRFHPGLMLIDDADKPAKWYFALKQARLKGTGEHPLSGPVTLHWRS
- a CDS encoding MBL fold metallo-hydrolase, with the translated sequence MKTTPVTANAYQLTRFGLVNCYLVRETDGFTLIDANLSNSADDILAAARTLGAPIRRILLTHAHVDHVGSVDALLAKLGTTQVEFTSNARSLPLLQKPPDKSLQPGESTEEIRGGLPGIDARPTRLLTEGELYGSLLVIETPGHIPGHLAFLDQRDGTLYAGDAVASLGHVTVSGYPPWFFPNVGTWSKTTAIASANKLLSFPIERFACGHGAVNHGGIPALRAAIARTTD